From one Culex quinquefasciatus strain JHB chromosome 3, VPISU_Cqui_1.0_pri_paternal, whole genome shotgun sequence genomic stretch:
- the LOC6052216 gene encoding LOW QUALITY PROTEIN: programmed cell death 6-interacting protein (The sequence of the model RefSeq protein was modified relative to this genomic sequence to represent the inferred CDS: deleted 1 base in 1 codon) gives MSELLSVPLKKPTDVDLVRPLNNLIKSSYTNLGPSKLSGIEQAVSKFNYQRNAAVWKGFEKSENALEIIYAYYDQLCALETKIMVQDFQVPFKWKDAFDKGSIFGGRMSLTLSSMVFEKICVLFNIAALQSSLAVTQNLNDDAGLKMAAKLFQQSAGIFFHLKSAAPAAIAQEPTVDLSSDVLCALNSLMLAQAQEIFVFKAIKDNMKDLIIAKLCCQCEEMYSEALKMLQKDSIRSLWEKEWITIVAGKQAGLHALTMFFSSMVAKANKKVGEEISQLQKSVELFKIAQSRMGKSNFLDEYLSKANKNLAEAKKDNDFIYNEMIPDINSLPGPGKAQLAKNLPLSSVMSANFKDVFADLTPVVMYQAMTASETRKTEIVNGEVMKLREGTQSLNTLLSSYNLPAAVETTASGSALPPSLLEKANDVREKGGIDGLQKMVNELPELLNRNREILDEAERMLNEESSADEQLRAKFAEQWTRTPSSKLTQTFRENCATYRKIIDNAINADKTVREKFEQNRRGIEILSMTENEMALEIPSSATKSDMRNSSAAQHLKALMESVNTIKAERDVVESELRSATINLKDQFLAALAADGAINEPAISLSEIRRVLTPLQNQVQDSLSRQEALIQDIKDTHQKFVSETGASGESNEQLFSQLASAYDVFSELQKNLQDGVKFYNDLTQLLIIFQNKISDYCFARKTEKEELMKDLTQQASRQAQSTIPTVPVHMASTSLISEQATAPTPPAHSTPYPLQSQIMPMPGYGANMPYATYAPLPMPQGFNPYATLPYPNTYQSFPQVPNAAYYTYPGPASSQHHHAQHPPQ, from the exons gTATTATGATCAGCTGTGTGCATTAGAAACAAAAATTATGGTTCAAGACTTTCAAGTTCCATTCAAATGGAAAGATGCGTTTGACAAAGGATCGATATTCGGTGGTCGTATGAGTTTGA ctCTGTCATCTatggtttttgagaaaatttgtgTATTGTTTAACATCGCAGCTTTGCAGAGTTCTTTGGCGGTCACACAGAATCTTAACGATGATGCCGGACTGAAAATGGCTGCCAAATTGTTTCAGCAAAGTGCCGGAATTTTCTTCCATCTGAAGAGTGCTGCGCCAGCCGCCATTGCTCAGGAACCGACCGTTGATCTTTCATCAGACGTTCTATGTGCATTGAATAGTTTAATGTTGGCTCAGGCACAAGAGATTTTTGTATTCAAAGCAATTAAAGATAACATGAAGGATTTAATTATTGCTAAGTTATGTTGCCAATGCGAAGAAATGTATTCTGAGGCCTTGAAGATGCTACAGAAAGATTCTATCCGATCTCTGTGGGAGAAAGAATGGATAACGATAGTTGCAGGAAAACAGGCGGGTCTCCATGCACTCACCATGTTTTTTAGCAGTATGGTGGCGAAGGCAAACAAAAAAGTGGGTGAAGAAATCTCGCAACTACAGAAATCTGTTGAACTGTTTAAAATAGCTCAATCTCGAATGGGAAAGTCCAACTTCCTTGATGAATATTTGTCAAAGGCGAACAAGAATCTAGCAGAGGCAAAAAAGGACAATGATTTCATTTATAATGAAATGATTCCGGACATTAATTCTCTTCCCGGTCCTGGAAAGGCACAGCTGGCGAAAAACTTGCCACTTTCTTCTGTAATGAGCGCAAACTTTAAGGATGTTTTTGCTGACCTTACACCCGTTGTGATGTACCAAGCGATGACTGCAAGCGAAACAcgaaaaactgaaattgttaACGGAGAAGTAATGAAACTGCGCGAAGGAACACAATCCTTAAATACACTGCTTTCAAGCTACAATTTGCCTGCTGCGGTTGAAACAACTGCCAGCGGATCCGCCTTGCCACCATCTCTT TTGGAGAAAGCCAACGATGTTCGTGAAAAGGGCGGCATTGATGGTTTGCAAAAGATGGTCAATGAACTGCCGGAGCTGTTAAACCGCAATCGGGAGATTTTGGATGAG GCGGAACGGATGCTTAATGAGGAAAGCTCGGCTGACGAGCAGCTACGGGCGAAATTTGCAGAACAATGGACTCGAACGCCGTCGAGTAAGCTCACCCAAACATTCCGTGAAAATTGTGCTACATACAGAAAAATAATAGATAACGCCATTAATGCTGACAAAACTGTGCGGGAAAAGTTTGAACAAAACCGCAGAGGTATTGAGATTCTGTCCATGACGGAGAATGAAATGGCACTCGAAATTCCTTCAAGCGCTACAAAAAGTGACATGCGCAATTCTTCTGCTGCACAACATTTGAAAGCATTGATGGAATCGGTGAATACAATTAAGGCCGAAAGAGATGTCGTTGAATCTGAGCTGCGCTCGGCGACGATCAACCTGAAGGACCAGTTCTTAGCAGCATTGGCTGCAGACGGCGCTATCAATGAACCAGCTATTTCTTTGTCGGAAATCCGTAGAGTTTTGACTCCCCTTCAGAATCAAGTGCAAGATAGTCTGTCGCGCCAAGAGGCTCTCATTCAGGATATCAAGGACACCCATCAAAAATTTGTGTCGGAGACAGGAGCATCGGGCGAATCCAATGAGCAACTTTTCTCACAACTTGCTTCAGCATATGATGTTTTCTCGGAACTGCAAAAAAATCTACAGGATGGTGTTAAGTTTTACAACGATTTGACCCAATTGTTGATTATATTCCAAAACAAAATCTCCGACTACTGTTTTGCACGAAAGACGGAAAAAGAAGAGTTGATGAAAGATCTAACGCAGCAAGCCAGCCGACAGGCTCAGTCTACTATCCCAACAGTCCCTGTACACATGGCATCTACTTCATTAATATCCG aacaagcAACTGCTCCTACACCACCTGCACACTCAACACCTTACCCTCTTCAGTCCCAAATAATGCCGATGCCGGGATATGGAGCAAATATGCCTTATGCAACTTATGCACCGCTTCCGATGCCGCAAGGATTTAATCCGTATGCTACACTTCCATATCCAA ACACATACCAAAGCTTTCCTCAAGTCCCGAATGCTGCCTATTACACGTATCCAGGCCCGGCTTCAAGTCAGCACCACCACGCACAACATCCACCACAATAA